The Juglans regia cultivar Chandler chromosome 11, Walnut 2.0, whole genome shotgun sequence genome contains the following window.
ACACAATTATTGTGGTAGAACGCCTATGTGTCACAAATTTGTTGGTGGGATGTTATCTCCCTAAAATGAGCCCGACTGATCTGCAAGTTAACTCTTAAccataataaaaaatgagaaatgataaaacaaCAACTCCTTTACCATTTTTCTACAACCTTtcaataaaatactaatttttgaaatatttattttagtttggattttgatttgatgtgtttgaaatttttaaaaaaatattattttattgataagttttaaataaaatgtagttAAATTGTAAGTTTATCAttgctcataaaaaaatattattatatttaaaattgtctaaaaattatgaataaatggTTAGCCTATCACTaactatttttttgtgttaatagGGTTAACGCTTGAGATTGAATACAAGTCAAATTACGTGTAATCGAACCGAAAATTCTAATTgttattaaaatagaataaaaaataaaaacgaaaataAAAGTAGATGTTTGCGTATATTCTTAGACCCATTTAGATGTTGTATTAAGTTGGggtgatttgaatttttttttatgaataataatgagttgagatggtggaatgAGTTTAATAGAGTACACTTaagataagtttatatatatttagatgttaaaataagtttagatgtatttaagagaaattgaaaaaggttgtggttTTCACgtgtaaagatgtgttaagttaaaaaatattatagatctcacgtgtaaagaagttttgaattagataaatttaataatttaatagtttgatatttagatgttagaattaatttaaaattagactaaactaaaattaattcaGTTTAATTGTTCAAGTTGCAAACGGGACCGTAATCAATCTGGTACAcaatctatttgatcaaaatccACAACAAAATAAAGGGTAGTGATACAAattgttaaaattttgaaaattttttattttttatttattttatcattataattttttaaaatatttatataaaataaaataaataatttaatttttttaaatcttaatataaaaataatattaaataatatattttaataatattttatttaaatttttaattttaattaaaaacaaattagacctaaattacaatttaataataagttttatcattttctcCAAAATATCTGTAGTAGCCAGATTTTGGATGGAGAAAAGTAGTCATTACTGAGACAGTTATACGTCTCTGTCCTCGCAGAAAATGCAGAATCCTACTTATTAGATGCTCTCTCCCTCGTCTACTGTGCAGATATCTATCGCCAATGGACTCTGTCTAGCGATGGAATTCCATCCATCCATTTAAAGCCTGACATGTCATGGATACTGCATCCATGTGATGTAATGATGGGAGGCCTTATTGCCTCGAGTAATGacaaagtataattttttagattttaaaataaaaatatttatataaagtaattattttataaaaatatttataatttaaaatataatatccttaaaagattttaaggttttagattagactttttttttttttttttatttgacttcATTAGTGAAATAGCATCAGTACTCTTGTAGATCATATTACAAACCATTTCAATTATGCTTCTAGTACTTAATGGtctttttcattataaaaatctactaaatatgatgaaatttttatagagaaatttttttaaatttattattaaaatatatttattacattattaaaTACACACATCGATTTTTGATCGATACATTTTTactcttctctatttttctaacttttttaaCAGAAATATGATATTGCTCCGTATTCCCAGTTGCTTTTTAGATAATTAGATTACACCTTATCagagcatccccatccggatgcctaaaattttctctaaattttagttaaaaaggatacttcctataattttatcctaaattttacttattttcataaaaccttctacatttcattccatatcctttctctattctattaaaataatattcttctattctttctttattatttttttctcacttccatttccatttttaactactaactattttgtcttattctcttattttcaaatatcacattttataaatacttatacgaTTTTTTTGACAGatacagtattatttttcaattcaatatcgatattaaaaataataatttttttaaatatgtgcatttttcgtttattgatgataaatattttgcagaatagtataacggtaacatttttaattctttatgaTTAGTACACACGCTTTGTCATTTAtcaaacggtaacattttttgtctcttctctaacggtaactttttttgtcttttctctaacggtaactttttttgtcttttcttcaacGTTAACATTTTGTGTCTTATatgtaacggtaactttttttctctataaatacgcattttgcttgcattcacattctcaaaaaTCCAAGTCTCATCTCTAACTCCCTTCATTAAATGGCTCGTTCTTTCTTTCGCAAATtacttacatacttgtcatcTGATGATGAGTTGGATGCTGTTATTAATGCCGAGGCTGATGGAGAGTCATCGAGACATCATGGCAATCGCCAACGTCGTAAGTTTAttcggcgtgatcatattcaagggcatgagTGCCTTTTTCGTAACTATTTCTcagaaaatccagtatatcCCTCCAATCTATTTCGAAGGAGATTTCGGATGAGTCGTCCCTTATTTCTCCGTATCCTAAATGAGGTAGAGGCTTACGAGCCGTACTTCGTccagagaagagataatgccgGAAGACTTGGTTTATCTTTTATGCAAAAGATAACCGCATCACTTAGAATGCTGGCCTATGGGGTTAGtggagattttatggatgaatacatacgtattggagaaagcaccgcaatggagagtctcaaaaaattttgcaagacaatcgtaactattttttcagatgaatatttgcGGTCTCCAAATGCTAATGATATTGCTCGATTGCTTGTTGTTGGTGAACAACGGGGATTCCCAGGAATGCTAGgaagcattgattgcatgcattggaagtggaaaaattgtCCCGCTGCCTGGAAAGGTATGTACTCTGGCCACATccgtgaaccaactattattttagaagcagttgcttcatatgatctttggatatggcatgcattttttggtatgcCCGGTTCACATAACGATATTAATGTGCTAGagagatcttttattttcacggAACTTGCTCAAGGGCGTGCTCCACCAGTCAATTACATAATCAATGGCAACGACTACACTATGGGGTACTACCTTGCCGATGGTATTTATCCTAAGTGGCCAACGTTTGTGAAGACGATTCCATCACCCcaagggaataagaagaaaaactttgccACAGCACAAGAATCTGCAAGAAAAGATGTCGAGCGTGCCTTCGGAGTACTTCAACAACGATTTGCAATCGTTCGTGGACCTTCCCGATTATTCAAAGTCAATGacctaacaaatataatgaaaacatgtgttattctacataacATGATCATTGAGGACGAGCGTGATGATAGTCAGGGTCTGAACATGGAGTAcgatcaacttgatgatgatATTCCAGAATTGTCGCGCAATCCAACAAATGAGTTTATGAACTTCATTCAGCGCCATCATGAAATTAGGGATAGCTCGGCACATCATCAACTACAAGCAGATTTAATTGAACATCACTGGCAATTCCATTCCCATCAATAGAAGAGAAGGTTGTGTTGGAGTCTCTATTTTATCATTAGTAGCGACGGtgtatttcaagtttctagaattttcattccaaaaaacatGTTTGGTTCAAAAAAATGCAGTTTaagttattgtaatattttcattatctgtaATAGTTTAAGAATTTGTAATGTCGAGTTGTAATCAAGAAACATCGTTCCATTGATGATTTAAATTTGACGATCACGTTTTCTATCTTCTTAATAAAACTTTGCAAacgtacaaattatataatacaataaacgcAGAAAAGTGCCATAAACGAGTGGTTCATAATATACATCACATTTATGTGCTGAATAAAtgtttagttacaaaaaaaaaaaagccttaatCTGAGGATGCATTGCGTCGTGCCAATATCTCTCTTTGAAGTTGCTGGAAATATACTTGCTGAACTTCATTTAACGTACTCACATCGAGCAACATTATGCGCTCCTCTCTCTCCAACCGGGCGATTTCCAGTTTCTCCGCCTCCAACCTCAGTCTCTCATCCTCTTGTCTACTTTTATTTTCCTCCATTTCTCGTTCATATGCCATCTTCTCCGCCTTGAGTCGGAAAAATTCTTTCTCCTAAGCACGTGACTCCTCTAGGAGAGTATACCTTTTCTTGCTGAGCTCCATAAGCTCTTCTGAGGCTCTGCCTTGGGCCTTACGTTTTCCTTTCTCAGCTTTTCTTCCTATTGGCCTATCCAATTTGATGACATCATTAGTTTCCATATTCTCGCCCTCTGTACCACCCACTGAATCAATGGGTGAATTAGTTGCCACTGCTGATGTACGCGAATATGTAGGGGACATCGTCGACCTTCGCTTTGTCCCGTCCTTTGTGCAACGCTGATTCCATTTCGGCTGATCTTTCAATAGCtgccaacaatgctcgaactGAAAGGCCGTTTTCTCAAGCGATTGGTACATGACCATCGCTTTGTCAAACTtccaattcaaaatgaaaatcaaataattaaccaaCCCAAAATGCAGATAAAGAGAAcataatgaatataaataataataaagtggatgcttataccttgtcttgctcagtcatgccactttgattcaGCCCTTCAACTTGGGCGAGTTTAGCACAAAATTTGTTCGTCGCCTTTTGAATGGCAGACCACCGATATATTAAGGACCCAACACTTCGCTCatttgtactttctttataaTCATTGAAGTATTGACTAACTTTTTCCCAAAGTTGGGCGTGTTTTTAGTCCGTTCCTTGGATGGCATCAATGCTACTATTCAGCCATGcggagacaagtaacttgtcttcttcGGGGGTGAAGTTTGCACCCCTGGCTGATTTTCTTTGAGAGGGGGGAGGATCTACTTGGGGCGGGGGTGGAGAGTCATCCAAAGTCACGGGATGTTGTTCACcttgaccaacataaatgtggtCAAGTTCAGGCTCCTGAGTCAGGAGGCTGGTGAAGAACATATTTCCATGCTCTCCTGAGTCCATCTCTAAAAATTTGTGAACATAAAACATGTGATACACATGTTAGAAAATTAAGAACTAAATTTGCAAGTGATTTTTGTAGCCGGCTCAGGAATCCTATGGCAACGTATGATGACACACTTGGCACCCTCCCTTGCATGGTTGCAACAACCGGTTGCCACTATTTATCGGCCATCCGGGTTACCATGCCATGGAGGTGTGTGCCAAAGTGTTCTATCACCATGTTCGGATTGTCTCATCATCACAGCCGTGGGGTTAAGACAACTCAgatccaataaaaaatttagtttgaaaacgtaaaaataagagcattcacatccacttccctaaacacttgtgtgttttaaatgtggctcAGAATGGgttacaaaatttacatcatgTGTGAGCTAGGAGCCCAACATCAAATGACTGCAAAACCTTACCCAAACCCCACGTGCCTTTTGtgaaaactattacaaactGCAGTATGATCATTCGGGTAAGGATTACCCCGCCATCTCAATGGGGCCCATTAACACTTATGAATTATCTTACTAAACCCCATCATCATAGCCTAACAGTAGACATGcagccccctccctccctcccccacaagtaataattattcatcagTACTAAACACTGCAAAGGTCCCAATAGCACAGACAGATTCACAGACAGGGGTTAGAGAAGGAAATTCCAATACTAAACAGCATGCAAAGTGcataagaacataaaaacagaTTTTATCTTTGTCAAACCAACAGAGTTTAGTCCATGGgaacaataattaaagagataaCAGTAGCTCAAACCAGCAAACACATGCCACAAACTCAGATTAAATAACTGGTATGAGGTAGgattaaaaattgaagagagtataagCTAACAGAAAATTAGGgagtataggattaaataacagaaaattaaagagagtataggattaaataacagaaaattgaagagagtgtaggaacagaaaattgaagagagtataggattaaataacagaaaattgaagagagtataagaacagaaaattgaagagagtatagtgttaaataacagaaaattgaagagagtataggattaaataacagaaaattgaagagagtataggattaaaaatttgtatgaaaaattgATGCACAAAGCACAATCAATAATCAGTTAATGTCATTAAAAATGGCTTTGTATGTGTGGTGATTAGAGGAGGACATATATCATTCGGGTGGCTTTGTATGGACATAAACCATTAAAGTTTAATAACACACAACATGTTTGTCTCCATTATATGGATTATGGGGGGCAAAAACAGTACAAACCAAAGGTATATAGCCATATGTACCCAAACATATATGGTCATtgacaaaatacaaattatataacaagaaatattcattatagtcatgttgaattataaattcctaaacacatacaagtaatatttttcataaaaaatcatttaacaaaaatacTACAAACCAACAAGGGAGCTCAAAGCTGGTAATGACAAAATGACAGTAATAGTGCCATAAAAAATAACACCATTTGGTCTCATTGGACAACATGACATGTTTGATGACAACCAACTGGATTATGGTAAATGattcaaagggaaaaagagtCGGGCCATACAAAAATGGGGAGTTTTCATACGCACTCAGCTTCAGGAATTAATGGCCAAATGATGCACAACACTCCACACAAGCTCCACAAAGCAGAGCAATGTCTGAGATTTATCCATGGCAGACAATAAAGTAACTGTGCCGTGAATGATATATAGCAAAAATTGTTCATTCAAACCGCAGAGCACCCAATAAAATGCAGTGTTTGTATATAGCAGCAAGTCGATTGATGAAATAGCACTAAGAAGTCGATAAATCCaggaacaaaatcaaaccatggCAGATACATGCATTCTAAATCCAGTGAATATGGGTCACAGATCCATGAATATTCATGCCCTAGAGTAGTAATTGAAATCTAGGGTTCTCGGATTTCAAGTGGCAAAACTGACAAATACAATAGATCATAACAATAAAACTCGAAAATATATCAGATTCACCATGGAAAGAGGCTCAGTTTGTTCAATTTCTGCGAGAGAGGACAGAGTCCATCCatggagagaagaagagggcGCGAGTTTCACAGAGAAGAGAAAACTTACATTCCTGTGGAGTCGATGAAGAAAAGACACCATAAATGGTGGCAGACGGGGCGAGAGAGGGCCTCCTTCACGAACGAGGGCGAtcgagagggaagagaggaacATGCGGGACCAAGGACAACAGATTTGGGGTTCGGGCGATTTGGGGATGTACAGTGGTTCCCCAAATATGGGGAACGACTGTAGATCCCTGAAAAGTAATCCCTAAtttagggaatgggatgggaggcgCCAAACTCAATTTCCctaaatttcatctctaaattttagagataatagtgttttaggcatccggatggggatgctcttaATGCACTCCAAATATTTGAAGTACGCGTAAAAGAGAAGAGTAGTTTGTtagataagttataaataaataaatttaaatttttttattatttaaattgaagagaaaatataaatttaattatttatattttattttaacattattaaacCTTCGCAACGGGAAAAATGATTCGATTAGATTCTTCAATTTGGAAAGTGTTTTCTAGCACCTGTACAAAAGTAACATATGAATACTACTGTCAAGACTTTTAGAGAACATAAACTCTAATTTAAGGTCTACACCACACACACTATTCACGTAACATAAttcaaatcttataaattaaattatgtcacgtagataataaattatagaatACACATGTAACACACGATCACATGCATATGCCAAAGGGAAATCATCTCTTAAATGAGTGAGTAAACAGGTTATGCATCTCTAGCTTTCAAAAGACTGGCAGCAAAACACCAACATAGCATCAATAGCTGgtcacaaaataaaacattcaaaAGTCAAGAGGCAAAATGCCATCAAACACAGAGAATGGCGTGTTAAGATTAGATATAAAAGAAAGGGGAGTCGTAGAGAATCCATGTACAAGGTCAAATACAAACCTACTTCTTTCAACACCAGTCTAATGTGCTATGTTAACAACTTCCATAGTCAGTTGAGCAGTGCCACCAGGACAATAAAACAACAGAGGGGGCTGGAGCAGGAGATAAGGAAGACAATAAGGGTTGTTGTGGAGAGGATATCATCCCAATTTCCAAGGGGCGGCAGCTGCCTTCTCAAAATCAAGGCGACCACTCTGAATGTCTCGATTGATTGCATCCACACGTATCTGCAACCTGGAAATTTCgtgttttttatttctcaattcTGACTTGATCAATGCATGTTTCTTCTGTAGCTCGGCCATCTGCTCAATAATATTGGCCATCTCTTCAGCCATTTCAGTTTTCTCACGATTACAATGCAGCATCTTACACTCCACATCTTTCGATTCACTCAGAAACCGCCCTTGCCCATCTTTAATTGAAAGCAATTCATTTATTCGTCCTCGGACAACTGTAACATCAAATCCATGTTTTTCCAAGTCAAGAAGACTCTCCAAATAGCCATCAAAAGTACTTCTAGGGTCATCTAGTCGCAACTTGGATATTTTCTCAACCAAACTTGCAAAAGTTACCATATTGCCAATAGCCAATCCCTCACGACACTCCTCTTTACATTTACCCAAAGGAAGAAAATGTGGATTTTGTGGCATTATAATGAATATTTCCATCGATTCAATTGCCTTCCAGACTGGCGAACTCTTCACAAAAGGCAACTTTCTATTCTCGTCCAACATACACGCTGTGGCATCAGCTGCAGGAACTTGCCGCACAATATCAACTTGTTCTCTTGCTTCCTCGCATTCATCAATAGTCCTTCCAGGTGACAGTTCTGTACAGAAGATAAATATAATCAGCACCTACTACCATAACAGGTATGAATTAGCATGTCAAACTAGCTTTTACTTGATTCTTTGACACTCGTTGGACAATGCAGCATTCCAACGAACCATTTTGACAGAGgctgatcatcatcatccataTTGCCGGATGTTGCAACACTTGTACTGCCAACATCATTTGTTGTTGAGACATCATGAGGGTCTACAAAATGCAAGCTATGGGTTCAGTTCCAGATGTCAGCAGTATAACATGAAAGCTATTTTTTCACCTAATCCAGTCCTTATGATGTTGTTTTCCAGTATGGAGGCAGAAAGTTGAGTTATCAATCTGCCTTGTCTTTCCAGCAATTATTCCCAGTTGGTTCATCCTTTTTCTTCATACATGAATCTCACAGATATGTTGGAGTAAAGGTCCTTTTGACAGATGTGAATATGGAAAAGTATAATGCAAGACAATGATGTTGTACAGTGCATATTTAAGTTTAGCAACCTCTCCTAGAAAAATATCTCACACAAACAAAGGAATCTAATACTCTATTAAACCGTTGAGGAATCATGGGAGAAGAGCCTTGGAGTGCCTGTTACAAAATTCTGAGACTCCTTTCACTCTCCTAGGGCTCATCAGCTATAAAATGAACGATAAAGGAAACATACTCAAATCCATAGGAAAACTATGAAAGCCCCAGCACAACTAGGCCCCTGTGCTACCTTAAATTGAGCTTATTGTTTTAAGggctttctttattttgttctcCTTTGACAAATACATTTTGGGTTTCTTCCCTGATGTTTGCAAAAACCTGTCATTTGTTTCAATATTTAGGGGCTAGTCTAATAATATCACTCAATCACTATCTTGTAGACCCTTTATAAGCTTCTGGTATCTGATAAGCTTCAGAGACTCCTTACTAGGGGCCGCAAAAAAGGAACTAAGATTGAACACTCCTCATACCTGCAGATTTCCCCTCAGTCAGCATATCTGAAGCAACTTCTTGGGTTGGACAATCTTCTTTAACAGTTCCATCAGCAGCACCTCCAGCTCCATTCTGTTCCTTTCCTACAAATCATGGAGCCCAGTGGTTTTagtaaaaaagagaaaaatccagCAATTATAGCTTGAAGTCGTCATATACCTTCCTCTGAAGCCTTTGAGCTTGTGACCACTACTTTACGGggtctccctctctttcttttgatgctGTTTCCTCCAGATTTCTGCTGATCTATCTCCTGCACAATAAGAACAAACATCCTAACCAATAAGACTGGGCTAAGTAAAAAacataaatagaaaatagacAAATCATTACGGTGGACCTTCCACTAAACGTATTACCATCATACCATGTCTAGACACAGACCCAAGCTATGTAGAAGATAAGCCAAACTTGAATCACTAGCAAGTTGAGATGACACGACCTGAGTATTAATAGCTAATTTAGATAATGTCAATCGAAATCATTGTCCAAAGCTGGAATCCACTTTCTACATTCACACAGTAGGCTCTAACTTAACAATTTGATAACACCATAGAAATCTTCATTTGTCCATTCAgaagtttttcttttggttaCACGTAATTAATTTCATCAAATCAACTTGGTTTGAGGGAACCCCCCACACACATTTACATGCTGCGTGTGCACCGCACTAGAATGACTATCTACTTTGCCACCAACAAAGAGTGACATAGTGGGTACTCCTTGAGcagatttcttttttcttttcctttcttttcccctGACAACAACACAATTTTGCCTAGGTCGCacaataaaattaatcatacacatatttgatcatatactGCTGAGTTCAGGCATACATAAGATGAATCTCAGAAcaaccttataaaaaaagaagaagatgaatctcAGTACAAAACTTACCATTGGCCTATCTTCTGTCGGAGAATTTGTATTCTTCTTCTGATCTAAAAGCTGACCACAATTTCCAGAGTCTGAACCCCCCATCCCCTTAGCTTCTAAACCTATGATGATAGGCATTCCAGCTTCTTTACTTGCACCCTCGCAAACAATTTCTTTTGCAGTGCCACCACCTGCATGTGATACGACATAAAGATTCTTTGCTATAGAAAATCCAatcaatgaaatatttatatatatatatatatatatatatatatacaaccatGTTTACCTGATGCTGAAGACGGTGGGCTTTTTACTTTTGATTTCATTGAtattctcttcttccttttacCAGAATTTGTTTTTTCACTGTCTAATTGACTATGCTTCTGTTGCTTGGGCCACTGCACAAGTAAATACATTAACCCTTCAAAATGCATTATAATATTTCAGATCAATTACAGAACCCTGTGTTGGCTTTCCAAATCTCCAAGAGtgcatttttttgtaagttCTTCAAAAGTGCATTTTGcatactttttcaacttccttgCCTTTGAACTTGAACTCTTGATTTGTAACAAaaactttaagaaaaagaaGTTGTTCTGGATAGAAAAAACAGCCAATTGGTGAAATTTCAAGATGTGACCTAGTCAGGAATGGTAAATCGTGTCAAGGTGGATTATGAATTGATCCCCTATTTCAATATGTTCATGTTTGTCTTGATCAAAATCCTCATATAGGATATACAGATAACTGAAGAACTAATAGAAGAAATTCAACTCATGAGTTTCCTTCCCAAAAGTTCTTATATCAACATATTCATGCTTCCCTTGATCATTGTGTACCTGGATTGTGCCATTTGAACTCTTTGTTGAAATCCTTATtgcttatgaaaaaaaaaaaagaagataaaaaagggCATGCAGTACTTGAACAAGTAAACTAAGGACAATGAGAAAGGATTCACTCACAACTTCCGTTGCATCCACAGCAGAAGGTTTATTGCCATCGACCTCAGAGTGTCTTGTTTTTTTACCTCCACTGTTTGCAGTATCCAATCTAGAAACTGCTTCAGTTGATATTTTCTTTCGCTGCTTCCTTAACTGACATTCTGCAGCGAATAACATTTCCCCAGCCGTTCTCCTTGTTATCAACTTTTTTGAAGGATGTGAGTCTGTAGAATTACCATGGGGGGTGGTGGGtagtttcattttcttcatgcTTTGTGTCGAGGTATACTGTGCTTCTTTTTCATCACCAGGACTTGAGAGTTCTATCAAGTTCTTTAAAGAATTTGCAGAAAGAGGTGTTTTGTTGCCCATATCATCCTTTGTGACACCTGAACTTTCAACTTGAACGGTTCCCTCAGGGTTACTTGTAGTCTTAGCATGCCTCAAATGTTCTTGAATATCTGGAGCAAGCAATACTTCCTGAAACAAAATTCCGTTATTTAAGCAACCATTGATTAAGCTACCATTCATGCCACAAAAATTTCTACTATATCATTGTTATCTAAACACCAAGATTGCCCAAGTGATGGCATAATTCATCGCCCCATACCCATGGTCATTGCATACATCTCTCGGCAATTCATGTCCATATTTGTATCATTCTCAGAACAGAATAGTTAGTAACAAAGCAACTGGAAGTaactttttggaaaaaaaaaaaattattaacaacGAAGAAACCATGAGAGTACTATAATCTATAAGGAAATATACTTCTTAGAAACGAACATGGTTTGAACAAGAAACAGACCACCAAATACGAATTCCCTCAATGAATGCAGCTTATGTATCTGATCGATCTTCCAATTTTTTCCAACAAAGGGTGGGCAACCACACTTTAGCACACAGTAACTTTGGCACACGTTAGAACATTGAGGGAGCCCAACATGATAATACCAAGGCATATATTGTACTGTCTATACATGAGAATTTAAACAAACTGATGGATCAAACCCCTTAATGCTTTACAAATACAAAAAACTTATACATAAACCCAATAAATCAAGATGTATGCATGAAAATGAAGGATGTTGGATTTTGTCCAACATTATGATTCTCAGAAAACTTATTAGCATTAGTCAAATGATTCCATTT
Protein-coding sequences here:
- the LOC108982042 gene encoding DUF724 domain-containing protein 2-like isoform X2, with translation MGCFESSCESESNHLFSLGTEVEVSNDEPGFKGSWYLATIIELPTPKKLKKARVEYRTLITDDGSEQLKEYVDPAYIRPLPPQEVAAQDLEHGEVVGAYCREGWWTGVVVKVLGNSKYRVFFENPPDVIEFDRKDLRVYLEWLNGKWVRPEKLQETGSIFSSGMDVEVNVKKENLCDAWFPAILIKDNRDDTFLVKYKSSRNGVEADFGSITVDLLHIRLSPPPPHADKKYDVLEKVDAFCDFAWRAGVIARRITDKYLVYFKHANEDRIIDQSKIRPRVVWKDGKWVSRYQEVLLAPDIQEHLRHAKTTSNPEGTVQVESSGVTKDDMGNKTPLSANSLKNLIELSSPGDEKEAQYTSTQSMKKMKLPTTPHGNSTDSHPSKKLITRRTAGEMLFAAECQLRKQRKKISTEAVSRLDTANSGGKKTRHSEVDGNKPSAVDATEVWPKQQKHSQLDSEKTNSGKRKKRISMKSKVKSPPSSASGGGTAKEIVCEGASKEAGMPIIIGLEAKGMGGSDSGNCGQLLDQKKNTNSPTEDRPMEIDQQKSGGNSIKRKRGRPRKVVVTSSKASEEGKEQNGAGGAADGTVKEDCPTQEVASDMLTEGKSADPHDVSTTNDVGSTSVATSGNMDDDDQPLSKWFVGMLHCPTSVKESKLSPGRTIDECEEAREQVDIVRQVPAADATACMLDENRKLPFVKSSPVWKAIESMEIFIIMPQNPHFLPLGKCKEECREGLAIGNMVTFASLVEKISKLRLDDPRSTFDGYLESLLDLEKHGFDVTVVRGRINELLSIKDGQGRFLSESKDVECKMLHCNREKTEMAEEMANIIEQMAELQKKHALIKSELRNKKHEISRLQIRVDAINRDIQSGRLDFEKAAAAPWKLG
- the LOC108982042 gene encoding DUF724 domain-containing protein 3-like isoform X4; protein product: MGCFESSCESESNHLFSLGTEVEVSNDEPGFKGSWYLATIIELPTPKKLKKARVEYRTLITDDGSEQLKEYVDPAYIRPLPPQEVAAQDLEHGEVVGAYCREGWWTGVVVKVLGNSKYRVFFENPPDVIEFDRKDLRVYLEWLNGKWVRPEKLHANEDRIIDQSKIRPRVVWKDGKWVSRYQEVLLAPDIQEHLRHAKTTSNPEGTVQVESSGVTKDDMGNKTPLSANSLKNLIELSSPGDEKEAQYTSTQSMKKMKLPTTPHGNSTDSHPSKKLITRRTAGEMLFAAECQLRKQRKKISTEAVSRLDTANSGGKKTRHSEVDGNKPSAVDATEVWPKQQKHSQLDSEKTNSGKRKKRISMKSKVKSPPSSASGGGTAKEIVCEGASKEAGMPIIIGLEAKGMGGSDSGNCGQLLDQKKNTNSPTEDRPMEIDQQKSGGNSIKRKRGRPRKVVVTSSKASEEGKEQNGAGGAADGTVKEDCPTQEVASDMLTEGKSADPHDVSTTNDVGSTSVATSGNMDDDDQPLSKWFVGMLHCPTSVKESKLSPGRTIDECEEAREQVDIVRQVPAADATACMLDENRKLPFVKSSPVWKAIESMEIFIIMPQNPHFLPLGKCKEECREGLAIGNMVTFASLVEKISKLRLDDPRSTFDGYLESLLDLEKHGFDVTVVRGRINELLSIKDGQGRFLSESKDVECKMLHCNREKTEMAEEMANIIEQMAELQKKHALIKSELRNKKHEISRLQIRVDAINRDIQSGRLDFEKAAAAPWKLG